In one window of Hymenobacter nivis DNA:
- a CDS encoding cystathionine gamma-synthase translates to MKFATKAIHAGVHPDPTTGAIMTPIYQTSTYAQVSPGVNKGFEYSRTHNPTRTQLQDALAALDDGQHGLAFASGMAAIDCVMKLLKPGDELISTDDLYGGSYRLFTKVYEPLGIVCHFVPMRDLAAVRAAVNPNTKLIWVETPTNPLLNVIDIAGVAAIAKEAGALLAVDNTFSTPYLQLPLELGADIVVYSLTKYMAGHSDTVMGALVFNSDELLERLSFYQNACGGTPGPQDCFLVLRGLKTLHLRMQRHCENGRAVAEYLRQNPKVEHVYWPGFENHPNHAVAARQMRDFGGMISFVLKGDKKEDAIAVLEKFQLFTLAESLGGVESLSGHPATMTHASIPPEQRRKAGLSDSLIRLSVGIEDAEDLIEDLAQAIG, encoded by the coding sequence ATGAAATTCGCCACCAAAGCCATCCACGCCGGCGTGCACCCCGATCCCACCACCGGGGCCATCATGACGCCCATCTACCAGACCTCGACCTACGCCCAAGTTTCGCCCGGCGTCAACAAGGGCTTCGAGTACTCGCGCACCCACAACCCCACCCGCACCCAACTGCAAGATGCCCTGGCAGCCCTCGACGACGGCCAGCACGGCCTGGCCTTTGCCTCGGGCATGGCGGCCATTGATTGCGTAATGAAGCTGCTCAAGCCGGGCGACGAGCTGATTTCGACCGACGACCTCTACGGTGGCAGCTACCGGCTCTTCACCAAGGTGTACGAGCCGCTGGGTATCGTGTGCCACTTCGTGCCGATGCGCGACCTGGCCGCGGTGCGCGCCGCCGTTAACCCCAACACCAAGCTCATTTGGGTAGAAACGCCCACCAACCCGCTGCTCAACGTCATCGACATTGCCGGCGTGGCCGCCATTGCCAAAGAAGCCGGGGCCCTGCTTGCCGTGGACAACACCTTCAGCACGCCCTACCTGCAGCTGCCGCTGGAATTGGGGGCCGACATCGTGGTGTACTCACTCACCAAGTACATGGCCGGCCACTCTGATACTGTGATGGGGGCCCTGGTTTTCAACAGCGACGAGCTGCTGGAGCGCCTGAGCTTTTACCAGAACGCCTGCGGCGGTACGCCGGGGCCCCAGGATTGCTTCCTGGTGCTGCGCGGCCTCAAAACCCTGCACCTGCGGATGCAGCGCCACTGCGAAAACGGCCGCGCCGTGGCCGAATACCTGCGCCAAAACCCGAAAGTGGAGCACGTGTATTGGCCCGGCTTCGAAAACCACCCCAACCACGCCGTGGCCGCCCGGCAGATGCGCGATTTCGGGGGCATGATTTCGTTCGTGCTGAAAGGTGACAAAAAGGAAGACGCCATTGCCGTGCTCGAGAAATTCCAGCTCTTCACCCTGGCCGAAAGCCTGGGCGGCGTGGAAAGCCTCAGCGGCCACCCCGCCACCATGACGCACGCCAGCATCCCACCGGAGCAGCGCCGCAAGGCCGGCCTGTCGGACTCGCTTATCCGCCTGAGCGTGGGTATCGAGGACGCCGAGGACCTGATTGAGGACCTGGCCCAGGCCATTGGCTAG
- a CDS encoding TVP38/TMEM64 family protein translates to MAFLRALFQKNFSTLLTMFLLVAVPLLGSSAVAAVLYRHQHLLEGLRWGPALLYFALTAVTMAFALTPTTFVAIATGYYFGWAGLPGMVAAYAVAAAIGYELALRLDHGKLRQFLHLFPKAGGVVDELQTQSWSLIILTRLSPVLPFALMTFVLAMVGVPRRRFLAASVAGMLPRSLFFYWLGTEASDVLALLRNPDQGALSKLVLVGLVAASLFGLFFVFNRALKRSLQANAAPDAKILP, encoded by the coding sequence ATGGCTTTTTTGCGCGCGCTTTTTCAGAAGAATTTCTCCACCCTGCTCACCATGTTCCTGCTGGTGGCCGTGCCGCTACTGGGCTCGTCGGCGGTGGCGGCGGTGCTCTACCGGCACCAGCACCTGCTCGAAGGGCTGCGCTGGGGCCCCGCGCTGCTGTACTTCGCCCTCACGGCCGTCACGATGGCCTTTGCCCTCACACCCACCACGTTCGTGGCCATTGCCACGGGCTACTACTTTGGCTGGGCGGGGCTACCGGGCATGGTGGCGGCCTACGCCGTGGCCGCCGCCATCGGCTACGAGCTGGCCCTGCGCCTCGACCACGGCAAGCTGCGCCAGTTCCTGCACTTATTCCCCAAGGCCGGGGGCGTGGTAGATGAGCTGCAAACCCAAAGCTGGTCGCTCATCATCCTTACGCGCCTCTCGCCGGTGCTGCCGTTTGCCCTCATGACGTTCGTGCTGGCGATGGTGGGCGTGCCGCGCCGCCGCTTCCTGGCCGCCTCGGTGGCGGGGATGCTACCGCGCAGCCTGTTTTTCTACTGGCTCGGCACCGAGGCCTCCGACGTGCTGGCCCTGCTCCGCAACCCCGACCAGGGGGCCCTGAGCAAGCTCGTGCTGGTGGGCCTGGTGGCGGCTTCGCTATTCGGCCTGTTTTTCGTGTTCAACCGGGCCCTGAAGCGCAGCTTGCAGGCAAATGCGGCCCCCGACGCAAAAATCTTACCCTGA
- a CDS encoding 2Fe-2S iron-sulfur cluster-binding protein: MENDIRIYVEEAPGQRRELEAPTDMGLSLMELLKANDYPIQAACGGMALCATCHVEVLAGPALPEPQDAELDMLETLPHVYEGSRLSCQIRLHPHTDGLVVRIAG; the protein is encoded by the coding sequence ATGGAAAACGACATCCGCATTTACGTGGAGGAGGCCCCCGGCCAGCGCCGCGAGTTGGAAGCACCTACCGACATGGGCCTGAGCCTGATGGAGCTGCTGAAGGCCAACGACTACCCCATCCAAGCTGCGTGCGGCGGCATGGCTCTGTGTGCCACCTGCCATGTGGAAGTGCTGGCCGGCCCCGCCCTCCCCGAGCCCCAGGACGCCGAGCTGGACATGCTCGAAACCCTACCCCACGTGTACGAAGGCTCGCGCCTGAGCTGCCAGATTCGCCTCCATCCCCACACTGATGGCCTGGTGGTGCGCATTGCCGGGTAA
- a CDS encoding TlpA disulfide reductase family protein, which yields MKKHLLSCLLLAPGLALAQTSFPFTIKGKIGNLNAPAKVYLMRGLEPADSATFKDGAFELKGTADAPKKVDLILKRDGKLGNGMYGMVDRTQVFLEPGPVVLTSPDSLFKARVTGGPVAADDQRLQVALKPIYDKRKVVGAEIRKASMEERRAPAFAARMQGRFDVLNKEDQQVQQDFIKANPSSWVSLNALTNLMSVPQYAVVAPLYEGLSPALQASPEGRQYGEMLRGLKEVAIGAQAPNFSQKTPAGKLVSLTDYRGKYVLIDFWASWCKPCRQENPAVVKVYEAYKGRNFDILGVSLDSENSREKWMKAIQDDHLPWTQVSDLRGGDNAVAQTYHVQSIPQNFLIDPSGKIVATNLRGEELQTVLAKFIK from the coding sequence ATGAAAAAGCACTTGCTTAGCTGCCTGCTGCTGGCCCCGGGGCTTGCCCTCGCCCAAACGTCCTTTCCCTTCACCATCAAGGGCAAAATCGGCAATTTGAACGCGCCGGCCAAGGTCTACCTCATGCGCGGGTTGGAGCCCGCGGACTCCGCTACGTTCAAGGATGGGGCGTTTGAGCTAAAGGGCACCGCCGACGCACCCAAAAAAGTGGATCTGATACTTAAGCGCGACGGCAAGCTGGGCAACGGCATGTACGGGATGGTTGACAGAACGCAAGTGTTTCTGGAGCCTGGGCCGGTGGTGCTCACCAGCCCCGACTCATTGTTCAAAGCCCGCGTTACGGGGGGCCCAGTTGCGGCGGACGACCAGCGGCTGCAAGTCGCGCTCAAGCCCATCTACGACAAGAGGAAAGTGGTTGGGGCCGAAATCAGGAAAGCTTCGATGGAGGAGCGCCGGGCCCCGGCGTTTGCGGCGCGGATGCAAGGGCGGTTCGATGTCCTCAACAAAGAGGATCAGCAGGTCCAGCAAGATTTCATTAAAGCCAACCCCAGCTCTTGGGTGAGCCTGAATGCACTAACTAATTTGATGAGCGTGCCCCAGTATGCGGTAGTAGCTCCGCTCTACGAGGGGTTGAGCCCGGCCCTCCAGGCCAGCCCCGAAGGTCGCCAGTACGGCGAGATGCTGCGGGGACTCAAGGAAGTTGCCATCGGCGCGCAGGCCCCTAACTTCTCCCAAAAAACGCCCGCCGGCAAGTTGGTATCACTCACAGACTACCGGGGCAAGTACGTACTGATTGATTTTTGGGCCAGTTGGTGCAAGCCATGCCGCCAGGAAAATCCGGCCGTTGTTAAGGTATACGAGGCTTACAAAGGCCGCAACTTCGACATCCTGGGCGTGTCGCTCGACAGCGAAAACAGCCGTGAGAAGTGGATGAAAGCCATTCAGGACGACCATTTGCCCTGGACGCAGGTATCGGACCTGCGCGGCGGGGACAACGCCGTCGCCCAAACTTACCACGTGCAGAGCATCCCGCAGAACTTCCTGATTGACCCCAGCGGCAAAATCGTGGCCACCAACCTGCGCGGCGAGGAGCTGCAAACCGTGCTGGCAAAATTCATCAAGTAA
- a CDS encoding DUF4468 domain-containing protein yields MKSLLLLLSLALAAPAVRAQSAPALPVDPTTHLVAYSAVVDIPGATESELFRRARAWALRRYKGDAAVLQVQDAATGKIIVKGRTQALVNGRSCGPVGHVLSIRVLKAGQYQYNVTHFVNTNTTPTGDYGMGPFEREKPHLTSAYTDEVTDALMQKTWNLLRVNTDDEIKTMLGYLQAAMTDATQDAKL; encoded by the coding sequence ATGAAAAGCCTGCTACTCCTCTTATCCCTGGCGTTGGCCGCGCCGGCCGTGCGCGCTCAAAGTGCCCCCGCGCTGCCCGTCGACCCCACCACGCACCTGGTGGCCTACTCCGCCGTGGTCGACATTCCCGGGGCCACCGAAAGCGAATTATTCCGCCGGGCCCGTGCCTGGGCCCTGCGCCGCTACAAGGGCGACGCCGCGGTGCTGCAAGTGCAGGACGCGGCCACCGGCAAAATCATCGTTAAGGGCCGCACGCAGGCCTTGGTGAATGGCCGCAGCTGCGGGCCCGTGGGCCACGTGCTCAGCATCCGCGTCCTTAAGGCAGGGCAGTACCAATACAACGTCACCCACTTTGTGAACACCAATACCACGCCCACCGGCGACTACGGCATGGGCCCCTTCGAGCGCGAAAAACCGCACCTGACCTCGGCCTATACCGACGAAGTGACGGACGCCCTCATGCAAAAAACCTGGAACCTGCTACGCGTCAACACCGACGACGAAATTAAGACCATGCTCGGCTACTTGCAGGCCGCCATGACTGACGCTACCCAGGACGCTAAGCTGTAG
- a CDS encoding NAD(P)/FAD-dependent oxidoreductase has product MPNVISTDICIVGAGPVGLFAVFEAGLLKLRCHVVDALAQPGGQLTEIYPKKPIYDIPGFPEVLAGDLVDNLMKQIEPFHPTFTMGERVERFAKLDDGTFQLYTTDGTEIQCKAVAIAGGLGSFEPRKPAVENLERFEGGKGVHYMVRDPERFRGKKIVIAGGGDSALDWTNFLANVASEVTLVHRGTTFRGAADSAEKVQKLHEAGKIKLVLSSNVTHLHGNGHLQEVTITGNDGVAETVPLDAFVPLFGLTPKLGPIGEWGLGLENDAVKVNTLDYSTSTPGVFAIGDINTYPGKLKLILCGFHEAALMCQGAFKYIYPDKKYTLKYTTVNGVPTL; this is encoded by the coding sequence ATGCCCAACGTAATTTCCACCGATATCTGCATCGTCGGGGCTGGCCCAGTGGGCCTATTTGCCGTATTTGAAGCCGGCTTGCTCAAGCTCCGCTGCCACGTTGTTGACGCCCTGGCCCAGCCTGGCGGCCAACTCACCGAAATCTATCCCAAGAAGCCGATTTACGACATCCCAGGCTTCCCCGAGGTGCTGGCCGGCGACTTAGTGGACAACCTGATGAAGCAGATCGAGCCCTTCCACCCCACTTTCACGATGGGCGAGCGGGTGGAGCGCTTCGCCAAGCTCGACGACGGCACCTTCCAGCTCTACACCACCGACGGCACCGAGATTCAGTGCAAGGCCGTGGCCATCGCCGGGGGCCTCGGCTCGTTCGAGCCCCGCAAGCCGGCCGTCGAAAACCTCGAGCGCTTCGAGGGCGGCAAAGGCGTGCATTACATGGTGCGCGACCCCGAGCGCTTCCGCGGCAAGAAAATCGTGATTGCCGGCGGCGGCGACTCGGCCCTCGACTGGACCAACTTCCTGGCCAACGTGGCCTCGGAGGTGACGCTGGTGCACCGCGGCACCACCTTCCGTGGGGCCGCCGACTCGGCCGAGAAAGTGCAGAAATTGCACGAAGCCGGCAAAATCAAGCTCGTGTTGAGCTCCAACGTGACGCACCTGCACGGCAACGGCCACTTGCAGGAGGTCACCATCACCGGCAACGACGGCGTGGCCGAAACCGTGCCGCTCGACGCCTTCGTGCCACTCTTCGGCCTCACGCCCAAGCTGGGGCCCATCGGCGAGTGGGGCCTGGGCCTGGAGAACGACGCGGTGAAGGTGAACACGCTGGATTACAGCACGTCCACCCCCGGCGTGTTCGCCATCGGCGACATCAATACTTACCCCGGCAAGCTCAAGCTCATCCTCTGTGGCTTCCACGAGGCCGCCCTCATGTGCCAGGGCGCATTCAAATACATCTACCCCGACAAAAAATACACCCTGAAGTACACGACGGTGAACGGGGTACCTACTTTGTAA
- a CDS encoding GDSL-type esterase/lipase family protein has translation MRFLLSFAVFLAACAPKLPVATVSIASSVPASGPAFLALGDSYTIGEGAAAADRWPVQLAGLVRRQGGALADPDIIARTGWTTGQLQTAVRAAHRPATYGLVSLLIGVNNQYRGLSQAAYRAKFRQLLAAAARLAGGRFGRVVVLSIPDWGQAPFAEGRDRAQIGREIDQFNALAQDECRRAGVACVDITPTTRAAAGDASQFTADGLHYTGPHLQGWAQQVLPVVQELLK, from the coding sequence GTGCGCTTCTTGCTTTCGTTCGCCGTATTCCTGGCCGCCTGCGCCCCCAAACTTCCCGTCGCTACCGTGTCTATTGCTTCTTCTGTGCCTGCCAGCGGCCCCGCTTTTTTAGCCCTCGGCGATTCCTACACCATCGGCGAAGGCGCGGCCGCGGCCGACCGCTGGCCCGTGCAGCTGGCTGGGCTGGTGCGCCGGCAGGGCGGGGCCCTGGCCGACCCCGACATCATTGCCCGCACCGGCTGGACCACCGGCCAGCTGCAAACTGCCGTCCGGGCTGCCCATCGCCCCGCTACTTACGGTCTGGTATCGCTGCTGATTGGCGTCAACAACCAGTACCGGGGCCTGAGCCAGGCTGCTTACCGCGCCAAGTTTCGGCAGCTACTGGCCGCGGCCGCGCGGCTGGCCGGCGGGCGGTTCGGCCGGGTGGTCGTACTCAGCATTCCCGACTGGGGCCAGGCGCCCTTCGCCGAGGGCCGCGACCGGGCCCAAATCGGCCGCGAAATTGACCAGTTCAACGCCCTGGCCCAGGACGAGTGCCGCCGGGCCGGCGTGGCCTGCGTCGACATCACGCCCACCACCCGCGCCGCCGCTGGCGACGCCAGCCAGTTCACCGCCGACGGCCTGCACTACACGGGGCCCCACCTGCAGGGCTGGGCCCAGCAGGTGCTACCCGTAGTGCAGGAATTATTGAAGTGA
- a CDS encoding TonB-dependent receptor gives MKKLLLTPLFAVTALAVHAQNVTVTGRVLGAQGEALPGATVLERGTTNGTGTGANGEFSLSVAPTATITVQAIGFATQQIPLNGRIRLDVRLVTSATDLGDVVVTGSRVTEGRSNVLTTAPVDVISAREIKAFAQTDVSQVLTYAAPSFQSSRQSISDGTDFVDPASLRGLGPDQVLVLVNGKRRHNSALVNINGTIGRGSVGTDLNVIPTASIKRIEVLRDGAAALYGSDAIAGVINIQLKDDSTGVSSSALYGQTTQSDGKTEQVDFNVGIGLNKRGFLDLSGQFLNRAYTDRGFTDTAPLIYLGSGGNYPASATTEQARRDLKAQDDALVAQNGFNRNDLRVGQSATRNFGGFINGGYRLGGGYELYVSGGASYRTGRGSGFNRLPNQATQSDLNLFPNGFLPFINTTIYDQSAIVGVRNNFAGFAVDLSNTFGRNELAYNVDNSVNASLPQGPNLVGVNPTSFYAGRLAFLQNTTNLGFSRRFIEVGPLANLNVAFGGEFRYDNFLIGRGEYASYINGGRQISTAPTASGSQVFPGYQPQDEVNKGRTNVAGYLDLESDITDKLLIHAAGRAENYSDFGGNVSGQLGLRYSITDAVALRGSLGNGFRAPSLQQRYFSNTSTQFVSGVANQVLTVNNDNPIVRNSYTAGGTGQQGFGVEPLRQEKSTNYGVGLTAKSGGFTLTADAYLIDIKDRIVLSAQFTRTNPTVAAILGTLPVSRVQFFANAVNTRTKGIDIVMNERLPLGDKSRLVLMAAANFNQTVVTNFNSSSSTVNNDQTPGTSNLQNTLFDRAQRTRLESGNPRSKIALSAAYTYGIFGIEGRSVRFGEIKTADPDPARAFLDQTFSAKWITDLTLSAQVTKQVGLIIGVNNLFNVYPDQLIVNPRNNAANFNAPQPAGSTQPDLSYSSGLDNSNRGRFLYSANQFGFSGAYYFARVNITL, from the coding sequence ATGAAAAAACTCTTACTCACGCCCCTGTTCGCAGTTACGGCCCTGGCCGTGCACGCGCAGAACGTCACCGTCACTGGCCGCGTGCTAGGGGCCCAGGGCGAGGCCCTGCCCGGGGCCACCGTGCTCGAGCGCGGCACTACCAACGGCACCGGCACGGGGGCCAACGGTGAATTTTCGCTGAGCGTGGCCCCCACGGCTACCATCACGGTGCAGGCCATTGGCTTCGCCACGCAGCAGATTCCACTCAACGGCCGTATCCGCCTCGACGTGCGCCTGGTAACCTCGGCCACCGACCTGGGCGACGTGGTAGTGACCGGCTCGCGCGTGACCGAGGGCCGCTCCAACGTGCTGACCACGGCCCCGGTAGACGTGATTTCGGCCCGCGAAATCAAGGCTTTTGCCCAGACCGACGTGAGCCAGGTGCTGACCTACGCCGCACCCTCGTTCCAGTCGTCGCGCCAGTCCATTTCCGACGGTACTGACTTTGTGGACCCCGCCAGCCTGCGTGGCCTGGGCCCCGACCAGGTGCTGGTGCTCGTGAACGGCAAGCGCCGCCACAACTCGGCGCTGGTGAACATCAACGGCACCATCGGGCGCGGCTCGGTGGGCACCGATTTGAACGTGATTCCAACGGCCAGCATCAAGCGCATCGAAGTGCTGCGCGACGGCGCGGCGGCCCTCTACGGCTCCGATGCCATTGCGGGCGTGATTAACATTCAGCTGAAGGACGACTCGACCGGCGTGAGTAGCAGTGCGCTATATGGCCAGACGACGCAGAGCGACGGCAAAACCGAGCAGGTCGACTTCAACGTGGGCATCGGGCTGAACAAGCGCGGCTTCCTCGACCTCAGCGGCCAGTTCCTGAACCGCGCCTACACCGACCGCGGCTTCACCGACACCGCCCCGCTCATCTACCTGGGCAGCGGCGGCAACTACCCCGCCTCGGCCACCACTGAGCAAGCCCGCCGCGACCTGAAAGCCCAGGACGACGCCCTGGTGGCGCAGAACGGCTTTAATCGCAACGACCTGCGCGTAGGCCAGTCGGCAACGCGCAACTTCGGTGGTTTTATCAACGGCGGCTACCGCCTGGGCGGCGGCTACGAGCTGTACGTATCGGGCGGCGCCTCGTACCGCACCGGCCGCGGCTCCGGCTTCAACCGCCTGCCCAACCAGGCCACCCAGAGCGACCTGAACCTCTTCCCCAACGGCTTCCTGCCGTTCATCAACACCACCATCTACGACCAGTCGGCCATTGTGGGCGTGCGCAACAACTTCGCAGGCTTCGCCGTCGATTTGAGCAACACCTTCGGCCGCAACGAACTGGCCTACAACGTAGACAATTCCGTGAACGCCTCGCTGCCGCAGGGCCCCAACCTGGTGGGCGTGAACCCGACCAGCTTCTACGCCGGCCGCCTGGCCTTTTTGCAGAACACGACCAACCTGGGCTTCTCGCGTCGCTTCATCGAGGTGGGGCCCCTGGCCAACCTCAACGTGGCCTTCGGCGGCGAGTTTCGCTACGATAACTTCCTGATCGGTCGGGGCGAGTACGCCTCGTACATCAACGGCGGGCGGCAGATTAGCACTGCGCCCACGGCGTCGGGCTCGCAGGTATTCCCCGGCTACCAGCCGCAGGACGAGGTGAACAAGGGCCGCACCAACGTGGCCGGCTACCTCGATCTGGAGAGCGACATCACCGATAAGCTGCTCATCCACGCCGCCGGCCGGGCCGAAAACTACAGCGACTTCGGCGGCAACGTAAGTGGCCAGCTGGGGCTGCGCTACAGCATCACCGACGCGGTGGCCCTGCGTGGCTCGCTGGGCAACGGCTTCCGGGCCCCCTCGCTCCAGCAGCGCTACTTCAGTAACACCAGCACCCAGTTTGTGAGCGGCGTGGCCAACCAGGTGCTCACCGTGAACAACGACAACCCCATCGTGCGCAACAGCTACACGGCCGGCGGCACCGGCCAGCAGGGCTTCGGCGTGGAGCCGCTCCGGCAGGAAAAATCGACCAACTACGGCGTAGGCCTCACCGCCAAGTCGGGCGGCTTCACCCTCACGGCCGACGCCTACCTGATTGACATCAAGGACCGGATTGTGCTCTCGGCGCAGTTCACGCGTACCAATCCCACGGTAGCCGCCATCCTGGGTACGCTGCCCGTGAGCCGGGTGCAGTTCTTCGCCAATGCCGTGAACACCCGCACCAAGGGCATTGACATTGTGATGAACGAGCGCCTACCGCTGGGCGACAAAAGCCGCCTGGTGCTGATGGCCGCCGCCAACTTCAACCAAACGGTGGTGACGAATTTCAACAGCTCGTCGTCGACGGTGAACAACGACCAGACCCCCGGCACCAGCAACCTACAAAACACGCTGTTTGACCGCGCCCAGCGCACCCGCCTTGAAAGCGGTAACCCGCGCAGCAAAATCGCCCTTTCGGCCGCCTACACCTACGGCATTTTCGGTATTGAGGGCCGCTCGGTGCGCTTCGGCGAAATCAAAACCGCCGACCCCGACCCTGCCCGCGCTTTCCTCGACCAGACGTTCTCGGCCAAGTGGATTACGGACCTCACGCTCAGCGCCCAGGTCACCAAGCAGGTGGGTCTCATCATCGGGGTGAACAACCTATTCAACGTCTACCCCGACCAGCTCATCGTGAACCCGCGCAACAACGCCGCCAACTTCAACGCGCCCCAGCCCGCCGGCTCTACCCAGCCCGACCTGAGCTACAGCTCGGGGCTCGACAACTCGAACCGCGGCCGCTTCCTCTACAGCGCCAACCAGTTCGGCTTCAGCGGCGCCTACTACTTCGCCCGCGTGAACATCACGCTGTAA
- a CDS encoding serine hydrolase domain-containing protein, giving the protein MKNLLLAALLALLLTAPAGAQPGIPTMRTLPQLQDSLRAVMTREHIPGLMLTLVSHDSVLFEGGLGLAGVTAKRPVTAHTLFRIGSVTKTFITAGLMQLIEQGKLHLNDEVHKIAPEIPIDNPWEATDPVRMVHLLEHTAGFDDVDLNHMYNNTATDPRGPAVLAIFRNELHCRWRPGERMSYSNPGYQVAGYLLEKFSGQPYEQYLTAHFLRPLAMPDASPALRIVPGPGMSRGYSYADGRYRTLPLLPTYVGPASSMSASAADMTQ; this is encoded by the coding sequence ATGAAAAACCTGCTACTCGCTGCTTTGCTAGCCCTGTTGCTAACGGCGCCGGCTGGGGCCCAGCCGGGTATTCCCACCATGCGCACCCTGCCGCAGCTCCAGGATTCGCTGCGGGCCGTGATGACCCGCGAACACATTCCGGGGCTGATGCTCACGCTGGTCAGCCACGACTCGGTGCTGTTTGAAGGGGGCTTAGGGCTGGCCGGTGTGACCGCTAAACGGCCCGTGACGGCCCACACGCTCTTTCGCATCGGCTCGGTCACGAAGACCTTTATCACCGCCGGCCTCATGCAGCTCATCGAGCAGGGCAAGCTGCACCTGAACGACGAGGTGCACAAAATTGCCCCTGAAATCCCCATCGACAACCCCTGGGAAGCCACCGACCCCGTGCGCATGGTGCACCTGCTGGAGCACACCGCCGGCTTCGACGACGTGGACCTCAACCACATGTACAACAATACGGCTACCGACCCCCGCGGGCCGGCCGTCCTGGCTATATTTCGGAACGAGCTGCACTGCCGCTGGCGGCCCGGCGAACGCATGAGCTATTCCAACCCTGGCTACCAAGTGGCGGGCTACCTGCTCGAAAAGTTCAGCGGCCAGCCCTACGAGCAGTACCTCACCGCGCACTTTTTGCGCCCGCTGGCCATGCCCGATGCCAGCCCGGCGCTGCGCATCGTGCCCGGCCCCGGCATGTCGCGGGGCTACAGCTACGCCGATGGGCGTTACCGGACCCTCCCCCTTCTGCCCACCTACGTCGGCCCGGCCAGCTCGATGAGTGCCTCGGCGGCCGACATGACTCAGTGA